In a single window of the Gracilimonas sp. genome:
- a CDS encoding arsenate reductase family protein, with amino-acid sequence MLHIAGIKNCNKIRDTKKWMKEHEVEFEFIDVREEPLTRNELKELEFKVGLDVLVNKRGRKWRDLGLADQDLSDDELFEQLLENQVMIKRPVLIKDESVLVGYDEESFEAFIAEEEPEEK; translated from the coding sequence ATGCTTCATATTGCAGGTATAAAAAATTGCAACAAAATCAGGGACACAAAAAAATGGATGAAAGAGCATGAGGTAGAGTTTGAGTTCATCGACGTTAGAGAGGAGCCGCTGACCCGCAATGAATTGAAAGAACTGGAGTTTAAGGTGGGTTTGGATGTATTGGTGAATAAAAGAGGCCGGAAATGGAGAGACTTAGGCCTTGCCGACCAGGATCTGTCTGACGATGAATTATTTGAACAACTGCTGGAAAATCAGGTTATGATTAAACGCCCGGTATTAATCAAGGATGAGTCGGTTTTGGTTGGCTATGATGAAGAGTCTTTTGAAGCTTTTATAGCGGAAGAGGAACCGGAGGAGAAATAA
- a CDS encoding DPP IV N-terminal domain-containing protein — protein sequence MNTSLLKSALLVAFLVALFSNTAFAQQANFEAAERFTGDKMEKLIGNTSVWAQWIEDTNNFWYTYENDKGKNWYFVNAERPSQRLLFDQEEMASQLTEIFERPFNAKDLDLKDFEYDTDKERFTFHVDSIQFTYNLNGNDLIKGDSLEKEERERWATYSPDSTWIAFAKNHNLYIMRSDDEDSTEIQLTDDGERWFSYQADEGDTTSDKRLRTNADFFDDESKLYITRTDDRKVKELWVIDALGKRPELETYKYSMPGDEEIGIPQVEVFDIASRNRVIMDTDKWEDQELRANYGNHQTGDFKSTPSDKLYIYRENRTSDKVDILIGDTETGETEVLLSETSKPYFNWSFQDLAIINDGEEYIWWSERTGWGQLYRYDSEGNLKNQITSGNFVVGDIVKIDTAAKTIYFEGYGRDGDHPYYEHLYSVRFDGSNFKHLTPENADHSISESDKGNYFVDNYSRVDMPTKSVLRDRNGKVILTLQEVDMGKAEAIGWKAPEEFRIKAADGATDLYGVMWKPFDFDSSKSYPIISYVYPGPQTEPFPTSFSLQGYTGRNQALAQLGFVVVAFGNRGGSPVRSRYYHTYGYGDLRDYPLADNKYGIEQLASRHTFIDQNRVGIFGHSGGGFMSTAALLTYPDFYDVAVSSAGNHDNNVYNHWWSETHNGVKEKRKTIKEMNEDSVEVEKEEITFDGPIESNADLAGNLKGHLLLVHGNIDNNVHPANTLRLADALIKAGKRFDMMILPGRRHGFGPYQPYFERQKWYYFSQHLLGDYRSNVDMNLPEDED from the coding sequence ATGAACACATCTTTATTAAAATCAGCTCTTTTAGTCGCTTTTCTGGTCGCTTTATTTTCTAATACGGCATTTGCTCAACAAGCTAATTTCGAGGCTGCAGAACGTTTCACCGGTGATAAAATGGAAAAACTAATTGGAAATACTTCGGTATGGGCCCAATGGATTGAAGACACCAACAACTTTTGGTATACCTACGAAAACGATAAAGGTAAAAACTGGTATTTCGTAAATGCTGAACGTCCGTCCCAGCGCCTTCTTTTTGACCAGGAAGAAATGGCGTCGCAACTTACAGAGATTTTTGAGCGTCCGTTCAATGCCAAAGACCTGGATCTGAAAGATTTTGAATATGACACAGATAAAGAGCGGTTTACTTTCCATGTGGACAGTATTCAATTCACTTATAATCTAAATGGAAACGACCTTATTAAAGGAGACTCGCTTGAAAAAGAAGAGCGCGAACGTTGGGCTACCTACTCTCCTGATAGTACATGGATTGCCTTTGCTAAAAATCACAATCTCTACATCATGCGTTCAGATGACGAAGACAGTACTGAGATTCAGCTTACCGATGATGGTGAACGATGGTTCAGTTACCAAGCTGATGAAGGCGACACTACCAGCGACAAACGCCTTCGAACCAATGCCGACTTTTTTGATGACGAAAGCAAACTATACATCACCAGAACAGATGACCGGAAAGTGAAAGAACTTTGGGTTATCGATGCTCTCGGAAAGCGTCCGGAACTTGAAACCTACAAATACTCCATGCCGGGCGATGAAGAGATAGGAATTCCACAGGTTGAAGTTTTTGATATCGCCAGCCGCAACCGTGTGATCATGGATACTGATAAATGGGAAGATCAGGAGCTCCGGGCTAACTATGGAAATCATCAAACCGGGGACTTTAAATCCACCCCTTCTGATAAACTGTATATCTACCGCGAAAACCGGACTTCAGACAAAGTAGATATCCTCATTGGTGATACTGAAACCGGTGAAACTGAAGTTCTTCTAAGTGAAACCAGCAAGCCTTATTTCAACTGGAGTTTCCAGGATCTGGCTATTATCAATGATGGAGAAGAATACATTTGGTGGAGCGAGCGTACCGGCTGGGGACAGTTATATCGTTATGATTCTGAAGGTAATCTCAAGAATCAAATCACATCCGGTAATTTTGTAGTGGGTGATATTGTTAAAATCGATACCGCGGCAAAAACCATTTATTTTGAAGGCTACGGCCGTGATGGAGATCATCCTTATTATGAACACCTGTACAGTGTTCGTTTTGATGGTTCGAACTTCAAACACCTCACTCCTGAAAATGCCGATCACAGTATTTCAGAATCTGACAAAGGCAATTACTTTGTAGACAATTATTCACGTGTCGATATGCCAACCAAGTCGGTACTTCGGGACCGGAATGGAAAAGTGATACTCACGCTTCAGGAGGTCGACATGGGTAAAGCTGAAGCTATTGGGTGGAAAGCACCGGAGGAATTTAGAATAAAGGCAGCAGATGGAGCTACCGACTTGTATGGTGTAATGTGGAAACCATTCGACTTCGACTCATCCAAGTCCTACCCTATTATTTCTTACGTGTATCCGGGGCCACAAACCGAGCCTTTCCCAACCAGCTTTTCGCTGCAGGGTTACACAGGCCGAAATCAGGCACTGGCACAGCTTGGCTTTGTGGTAGTGGCATTTGGTAACCGTGGCGGAAGTCCGGTTCGCTCCCGTTATTACCATACCTATGGATATGGAGATCTTCGTGATTATCCTTTGGCTGATAACAAGTATGGAATCGAACAACTGGCATCCCGTCATACTTTTATAGACCAAAACCGTGTTGGTATTTTCGGGCATTCCGGTGGTGGCTTCATGAGTACCGCAGCCCTGCTCACTTATCCTGATTTTTATGATGTTGCTGTTTCCTCTGCAGGAAATCACGACAACAATGTATATAACCACTGGTGGAGCGAAACACACAACGGGGTGAAAGAAAAGCGCAAAACCATAAAAGAAATGAACGAGGACAGCGTGGAAGTGGAAAAAGAAGAAATCACTTTTGACGGCCCGATTGAATCGAATGCAGACTTGGCAGGTAATCTGAAAGGGCATCTGTTACTTGTACACGGAAATATCGATAACAACGTACATCCCGCTAACACTCTTCGTCTGGCGGATGCGCTCATCAAGGCCGGCAAGCGATTTGACATGATGATTCTGCCCGGTCGCCGACATGGCTTCGGACCTTATCAACCCTACTTCGAACGCCAGAAATGGTATTATTTCTCTCAGCATTTATTGGGTGATTACCGGAGTAATGTAGATATGAATTTACCGGAAGACGAAGATTAG
- a CDS encoding cytochrome c biogenesis protein: MKPWKYVVAGWMTLVIIAGFLIEIPDIPILEQTARNIFFHVPMWMTMFVLFLISFWYSIKYLNEPVMEFDIKASSAAMVGVAFGVCGLLTGSLWARFTWGSWWTFAEPKMNLAALALMIYVAYFVLRSAFDDEQKRAKLSAVYNIFAVTTIPFLLYVVPRQLTSLHPGADGNPAFSEITADELRYILYPAFIGFIAIGFWIYDVVNRYKKVQFEIENS, translated from the coding sequence TTGAAACCCTGGAAATACGTAGTTGCCGGCTGGATGACGCTCGTTATCATTGCTGGCTTTTTGATTGAAATCCCTGACATTCCCATTCTCGAACAGACGGCACGTAATATTTTTTTCCACGTACCTATGTGGATGACCATGTTTGTGCTGTTCCTTATAAGCTTTTGGTACAGCATTAAATATCTGAATGAACCGGTTATGGAATTCGATATTAAAGCTTCATCAGCTGCGATGGTGGGAGTCGCATTTGGGGTTTGTGGATTATTGACGGGTTCACTTTGGGCGCGATTTACATGGGGCTCATGGTGGACGTTCGCTGAACCTAAAATGAATCTGGCCGCTCTCGCTCTGATGATTTATGTAGCTTATTTTGTACTCAGATCCGCTTTTGATGACGAACAGAAGCGCGCAAAATTGTCGGCTGTTTATAATATTTTTGCAGTTACTACCATACCGTTTTTATTGTATGTGGTTCCGCGGCAATTAACAAGCTTGCATCCCGGGGCAGATGGAAATCCTGCTTTTAGCGAGATTACAGCCGACGAACTTCGTTATATTTTATACCCGGCATTCATCGGATTTATAGCTATAGGCTTTTGGATTTACGATGTAGTTAACAGATATAAAAAGGTTCAATTCGAAATTGAGAATTCGTAA
- a CDS encoding CcmD family protein, with amino-acid sequence MQEDSLAVVDTLTQAYSDNWSGAPGAEDAGAFIQFMSSNELIYVVLGVSLIIWFILLFFLFRVDKKVSKLEEQIQSSKDA; translated from the coding sequence ATGCAAGAAGATTCACTCGCCGTCGTTGATACCCTGACTCAAGCCTACTCTGACAATTGGAGTGGAGCTCCCGGGGCAGAAGATGCCGGTGCATTCATTCAATTTATGTCTTCAAACGAATTAATATATGTAGTGTTGGGAGTAAGCCTGATCATCTGGTTTATACTCCTGTTTTTTCTTTTCCGGGTAGATAAGAAAGTGAGTAAACTGGAAGAACAAATTCAATCATCAAAAGACGCATGA
- a CDS encoding DUF3108 domain-containing protein: protein MIKIIFSILLFMLSYPALAQHNFPDTSSTPPTMEELFSVKETFRYEVKYGFLKLGWVNVELLSDTTYEGRELNHILTEIVSNPSIPFVGDELDRFHSLFYVNEDGLPVEVKYWKDNIDENKYDEIQYWFDRDINKVYYIEEDDSRDTLDLEDPATSGHLIFYFSRLFAGSEEDYTLPVYVTKKKGYIYADNSFKKEERNYAPFDGPIQAYLMNGTTENIEGPFGFSGDFRAWFLDDDLRVPLEARVKVLWGNVIVRMVEYSREEL from the coding sequence ATGATCAAAATTATCTTCTCCATATTACTATTTATGCTGTCATATCCTGCCTTAGCGCAGCATAACTTTCCGGATACCAGCTCCACGCCGCCAACCATGGAAGAGCTTTTTTCGGTGAAGGAAACGTTCCGGTATGAAGTTAAATATGGTTTTCTAAAACTAGGCTGGGTGAATGTAGAATTGCTGAGTGACACAACCTACGAGGGAAGAGAATTAAATCACATTCTTACCGAAATTGTGTCAAATCCTTCTATACCTTTTGTAGGTGATGAACTGGATCGCTTTCACAGCCTGTTTTATGTAAATGAAGACGGGCTGCCTGTGGAGGTGAAATACTGGAAGGATAATATCGACGAAAATAAGTATGATGAAATTCAGTATTGGTTCGACCGCGACATCAATAAGGTTTACTATATAGAAGAAGATGATTCACGTGATACCCTGGATTTGGAAGATCCGGCTACATCCGGCCATCTGATTTTTTATTTTTCGCGTTTGTTTGCAGGGAGTGAAGAAGATTATACGCTTCCGGTGTATGTAACCAAGAAAAAGGGATATATCTATGCAGACAACTCATTTAAAAAAGAAGAACGAAATTACGCACCCTTCGACGGACCTATTCAGGCATATCTAATGAATGGCACAACAGAAAATATTGAAGGACCTTTTGGTTTTTCCGGCGATTTCAGGGCCTGGTTTCTGGATGATGACCTTCGGGTTCCGCTGGAAGCTAGGGTTAAGGTTTTATGGGGAAATGTAATTGTAAGAATGGTTGAATACTCACGAGAAGAATTATGA
- a CDS encoding FG-GAP and VCBS repeat-containing protein, translating into MKTMRYNFLVLIILSLLVSISGCKSSQTPEKSSSDSNNYQRQINPFAVYAEDGTQVPHPFTGGFNAPRPQFTDIDDDGDPDFFVQEHTDELMFFEHLGSDTESPLMWRSDKFQNLDIGEWFRFVDMDQDGDFDLLSEQPYSYIRYYRNEGTAESPRFVLAADSLKDVNGEPIFSDRQNIPNVTDIDCDNRLDLFIGSLDGTLARYESVGRDENQIPQFKLVTKRFEDIEIVKQFGTMHGANTMAFMDIDSDGDQDLFWGDFFEPSILLIENTGSCETPDFRGEPKPFPPSNPVQTSGYNAPTLADWENDGDMDLFLGVLGGAYNANLTLSDNLYFYEQDEGDFNLKTRQFINMIDVGDESIPATGDLDGDGDVDMLLANKIDPANQKTSVIYRFENRGTATAPEFQMSGTLDLPIAYHYAPVLGDLNGDGLDDLLIGNWKGDISLFLNTGNGFELKKEKIAGLERGSNAVPTLADIDGDGDLDLLVGESGGGLQLFRNTGTAENPEFSFEKDAFSGVEVQHRSAPAFYDIDGDGDLDLFLGSKIEGILFFENTGTPSEAEFTQKPMPFEVATAQLTAPHFVDLDGDGIAEFISGTRGGGLLFYKK; encoded by the coding sequence ATGAAAACTATGCGTTACAATTTTCTGGTCTTGATAATCCTCTCTCTGCTGGTGTCGATATCAGGATGCAAATCATCACAGACACCTGAAAAAAGCAGTTCGGATTCTAATAACTACCAGCGACAGATCAACCCATTTGCTGTTTATGCTGAAGATGGAACCCAGGTACCTCATCCTTTTACTGGAGGATTTAATGCTCCAAGACCTCAGTTTACTGATATAGACGACGATGGCGATCCTGATTTTTTTGTGCAGGAGCATACAGACGAACTCATGTTTTTTGAACATCTGGGAAGTGATACCGAAAGTCCATTAATGTGGCGATCCGATAAATTTCAGAATTTGGATATAGGGGAATGGTTTCGCTTTGTAGATATGGACCAGGATGGAGACTTCGATTTACTATCCGAACAACCGTACAGTTACATTCGCTATTACCGAAATGAAGGAACGGCTGAATCTCCCCGATTTGTACTCGCTGCTGATTCACTGAAGGATGTAAACGGCGAACCCATTTTTTCTGATCGGCAGAATATCCCAAATGTCACAGATATCGACTGCGACAACAGGCTGGATCTTTTTATCGGAAGTCTGGATGGTACCTTAGCTCGGTATGAATCGGTTGGCAGAGATGAAAACCAGATTCCGCAGTTTAAATTAGTTACCAAACGGTTTGAAGACATTGAGATTGTAAAGCAGTTTGGAACCATGCATGGTGCCAACACCATGGCCTTTATGGACATTGATTCCGATGGCGATCAGGATCTGTTCTGGGGTGATTTTTTCGAGCCAAGCATTCTGCTAATTGAAAATACCGGTTCGTGTGAAACTCCTGATTTCCGGGGCGAACCCAAACCCTTTCCACCATCAAATCCGGTTCAAACCAGTGGGTATAATGCTCCTACATTAGCGGACTGGGAAAATGACGGGGATATGGATCTATTCCTGGGCGTGCTTGGTGGAGCCTACAACGCAAACCTAACCCTGAGCGATAACCTGTATTTCTATGAGCAGGATGAAGGAGACTTTAATTTAAAGACTCGTCAGTTTATCAATATGATTGACGTAGGAGATGAGAGCATTCCGGCCACCGGCGATCTGGATGGAGACGGAGATGTGGATATGCTTCTTGCCAATAAAATTGATCCAGCAAACCAAAAGACCTCGGTTATTTACCGGTTTGAAAACCGTGGAACTGCTACTGCTCCGGAATTTCAGATGAGCGGGACATTGGATTTGCCCATTGCCTATCATTATGCACCGGTTTTAGGTGATTTAAACGGTGACGGGCTGGATGATCTGCTGATCGGGAACTGGAAAGGGGACATCTCTTTGTTTTTAAATACAGGAAATGGGTTCGAACTAAAAAAAGAAAAGATAGCAGGGCTTGAAAGAGGTAGTAATGCTGTTCCCACACTTGCTGATATTGATGGCGATGGAGATTTGGATTTACTGGTGGGAGAATCAGGAGGTGGCTTACAGCTATTCCGTAACACCGGTACTGCTGAAAATCCGGAGTTTAGTTTTGAGAAGGATGCTTTTTCTGGAGTTGAAGTACAGCACCGGAGTGCCCCTGCTTTCTATGATATAGACGGCGATGGCGATTTGGATTTATTCCTGGGAAGTAAAATTGAAGGCATTCTATTCTTTGAAAACACCGGAACTCCAAGTGAGGCGGAATTCACCCAAAAACCAATGCCTTTTGAGGTAGCAACAGCTCAGCTTACAGCCCCACATTTTGTAGACTTAGATGGAGATGGAATAGCTGAGTTTATTTCAGGTACGCGGGGCGGAGGATTACTTTTTTACAAAAAATAA
- the ccsA gene encoding cytochrome c biogenesis protein CcsA, producing the protein MLGTIGKILISASFVTSLAAMIFYFISANRDENRTLKVGNWLFATKAAFLVVASGILVYLIFQHQFQYYYVFNYTSLDLAPRYLWSAFYGGQEGSFMLWILISAFFGFGLMKWTREPYKAPVLFFLTLTQVFLLSMLLGWDIFGLKLGASPFRTIAEEMPNAPFLQTNPDFVPQDGSGLNDLLKSPWMMIHPPILFVGFAMMTIPYCFAMAALWKQKYNEWIGPALPWTLSANVALLTAIFLGGYWAYVTLSFGGYWAWDPVENASLVPWLIGTAGIHTMIIQRKSSVAQKSSILFAILAYVAIVYETFLTRSGILGSSSVHSFVDLGLYNQLLAFMVVVTGVGLGLFFWRYKELPSPDKEAKFLSREFMTVTGAMLLLILGLVIILGTSSPIIGKLFVENPTPPEISFYNDWSMPIAMIMAIFTVLGQYLFWKKYDAESLASALISPLLVTSAVTILSIILGDVRNIYYMVYLFCGYFAVVGNAWVLVRLTMQNPKLIGGSLTHIGFGLLLVGILASSAYNSYLVDQKTANYNTAVERGEVTDEQGFKVTQKEEMLLLNLNEPVIVDSRYVVTYEGYELDNSIRRGQQTYKIKFEPVDGGKTFYMNPEVYPMLTTSTAENIQWSVDPDVRTGLLSDIYLYVGGSSYVQEQNDRASENRRMMQNASLQDTSGTDTPEVQKIKLNPGQTIDVGKFKIRFVSYARTDTSELPPNTTIGVKAQVELMHPASNRVITLEPLFAVYSQDGQSYIYSPPARVPDFDLEFQFTQINPQENNIELTVTGLEEEYEPEWVLIVADEKPFISVVWAGTFILMAGFSISIFRHWGRERKKNNE; encoded by the coding sequence ATGCTAGGAACAATTGGTAAAATCCTGATCTCCGCTTCTTTTGTAACTTCTCTGGCGGCCATGATCTTCTATTTCATTTCAGCAAACCGGGATGAAAACAGAACCCTGAAAGTGGGCAACTGGCTGTTTGCCACAAAAGCAGCTTTTCTTGTTGTTGCTTCCGGAATCCTGGTTTATCTGATTTTCCAGCATCAGTTTCAATATTATTATGTATTCAATTATACCAGTCTTGATTTAGCCCCGCGTTATCTCTGGTCAGCTTTTTATGGAGGGCAGGAAGGCAGTTTCATGCTCTGGATTCTCATTTCCGCTTTCTTTGGTTTTGGGTTGATGAAGTGGACGAGGGAACCATATAAGGCTCCGGTGCTTTTCTTCCTGACACTTACACAGGTATTCTTATTATCCATGCTTTTGGGATGGGATATTTTTGGGCTAAAACTGGGAGCCTCACCATTCCGAACCATCGCTGAAGAAATGCCAAATGCTCCGTTTCTGCAAACTAATCCTGATTTTGTTCCACAGGATGGAAGCGGCTTAAATGATTTGCTAAAAAGCCCCTGGATGATGATTCATCCGCCTATATTATTTGTGGGTTTTGCGATGATGACCATCCCGTACTGCTTTGCCATGGCCGCGCTGTGGAAGCAAAAGTATAATGAGTGGATTGGGCCGGCACTTCCTTGGACACTGAGTGCAAATGTAGCTTTACTGACCGCCATTTTTCTCGGGGGATATTGGGCATACGTCACGCTTTCATTCGGAGGTTATTGGGCTTGGGATCCGGTTGAAAATGCATCCCTGGTTCCATGGCTGATCGGTACGGCGGGCATTCACACTATGATTATTCAACGTAAGAGCTCAGTGGCTCAAAAATCATCGATTCTGTTTGCCATACTTGCTTACGTAGCAATTGTTTATGAAACCTTTCTGACTCGATCCGGAATTCTGGGAAGTTCATCCGTTCACAGTTTCGTGGATTTAGGATTGTACAATCAGCTGCTGGCTTTTATGGTAGTAGTAACCGGAGTAGGTCTGGGGCTCTTCTTTTGGAGGTACAAGGAGCTTCCTTCACCAGATAAAGAAGCTAAATTCCTGAGCCGTGAATTTATGACGGTCACCGGAGCGATGCTGCTTCTCATACTTGGCCTGGTTATTATTTTAGGAACCAGTTCTCCGATTATCGGTAAATTATTTGTAGAAAATCCCACTCCCCCGGAAATAAGTTTTTATAACGACTGGAGTATGCCCATTGCTATGATAATGGCCATCTTTACGGTGTTGGGACAGTACCTTTTCTGGAAAAAATATGACGCTGAATCTCTGGCATCAGCTCTGATTAGTCCCTTACTGGTTACGAGTGCGGTAACTATCCTGTCCATCATTCTTGGAGATGTACGGAACATCTACTACATGGTGTATCTCTTTTGCGGGTACTTCGCTGTGGTAGGGAATGCCTGGGTTCTGGTGCGTTTAACAATGCAGAATCCTAAGCTCATTGGGGGTTCACTTACACACATCGGTTTTGGATTACTTTTGGTCGGAATTTTAGCTTCATCTGCATATAATTCCTATCTGGTGGATCAGAAAACAGCGAACTATAACACCGCGGTAGAACGGGGAGAGGTGACGGATGAACAAGGCTTTAAAGTCACCCAAAAAGAAGAAATGCTATTGTTAAATCTGAATGAGCCGGTTATAGTAGACTCCAGATATGTTGTGACTTATGAAGGGTACGAACTTGACAATTCAATCCGCAGGGGACAGCAAACCTATAAAATTAAGTTTGAGCCGGTTGATGGTGGCAAGACTTTCTATATGAATCCGGAAGTGTATCCGATGCTGACAACTTCCACTGCCGAGAATATCCAATGGTCGGTAGATCCGGATGTGAGAACAGGATTGCTAAGTGATATTTATTTATATGTAGGTGGTAGTTCATATGTACAGGAACAAAACGACCGGGCCAGTGAAAATCGCCGGATGATGCAAAATGCATCCCTGCAAGATACCTCTGGAACAGATACACCTGAAGTTCAAAAAATTAAACTAAACCCGGGTCAGACTATTGATGTGGGCAAGTTTAAAATCAGGTTTGTGAGCTATGCCAGAACAGATACTTCCGAACTTCCGCCAAATACGACCATTGGTGTTAAAGCACAGGTTGAGTTGATGCATCCTGCCAGCAATCGAGTCATCACTCTTGAACCCCTTTTTGCTGTTTACAGCCAAGACGGGCAAAGCTACATCTATTCACCGCCAGCCCGGGTTCCAGACTTTGATCTTGAATTTCAATTCACCCAAATAAA
- a CDS encoding MFS transporter: MTNNLRPYLNLIKDNKDFRRLWIAQSVSNFGDWFGLLALYAIIGRYSDSEFLLGLIIVVKMLSLAFFSPFAGYIADRFNRRKLMIWCDLLRGLAVIGIILVDSAATLWLAYVLTAIQMMLSAVFEPAKTSSIPNVTSEENLTNANIISTASWSIIFTTGMAIGGFATEWLGTTNVLILDGVSYVVSAWFVYRAVIPQKRLSKEELYRTRNPLKGIKEGLSYLVRNRHILRPSLAKGTSTVFLGGLVYLLIIVSEEVLMMGSIGLGLLYAARGFGTGIGPIIGRRIFRDEKDWVLLMGLAITFCGVMYLVVGMVNSIGLMLLFVLLAHSASGANWVSSTVLLQKRTQDTFRGRIFSTEWLLFTIGNSFSVIIASLILESGLMTVKPLIMVYGGVMALAGILWSFTITPNEKAWRLNTEQETSKAKL; the protein is encoded by the coding sequence ATGACCAATAACCTCCGCCCGTACCTCAATCTCATCAAGGATAACAAAGACTTTCGCCGGCTTTGGATAGCTCAGTCGGTATCGAATTTCGGGGATTGGTTCGGTCTGCTCGCCCTGTATGCCATTATTGGCCGGTACTCTGATTCTGAGTTTTTATTGGGGCTTATCATTGTAGTCAAAATGCTCAGCCTGGCCTTTTTCTCACCATTTGCTGGGTATATAGCCGATCGGTTCAACCGAAGAAAACTCATGATTTGGTGTGACCTTCTCAGGGGACTAGCCGTAATTGGAATCATTTTGGTAGATTCAGCAGCAACGCTTTGGCTTGCTTATGTTCTGACGGCCATTCAGATGATGTTATCTGCTGTATTTGAGCCGGCGAAGACTTCCTCCATCCCCAATGTCACTTCAGAAGAAAACCTTACAAACGCCAATATCATATCGACGGCAAGCTGGAGTATCATTTTTACTACCGGGATGGCTATTGGTGGGTTTGCAACCGAGTGGCTGGGAACAACCAATGTGCTGATTCTTGATGGAGTCAGTTACGTTGTTTCAGCCTGGTTTGTATACCGGGCAGTAATCCCTCAAAAACGACTGTCGAAAGAGGAGTTATATAGAACAAGAAATCCACTCAAAGGAATTAAAGAAGGCCTCAGCTACCTGGTGAGAAACCGGCATATTCTTCGGCCTTCACTGGCGAAAGGAACCTCAACGGTGTTTCTGGGCGGACTTGTTTACCTGCTCATTATTGTCAGTGAGGAAGTTCTGATGATGGGCAGTATTGGTCTTGGATTACTTTATGCTGCACGGGGATTTGGAACAGGAATAGGACCGATTATAGGCAGGCGTATCTTCAGGGATGAAAAAGACTGGGTGTTGCTGATGGGGCTTGCTATCACTTTTTGTGGAGTGATGTATTTAGTGGTCGGGATGGTGAATAGTATCGGGCTGATGCTATTGTTCGTATTATTGGCTCATTCTGCATCCGGGGCAAACTGGGTTTCCAGTACGGTACTTCTCCAAAAACGAACTCAGGATACTTTTCGCGGAAGAATATTCAGTACTGAATGGCTGCTATTTACAATAGGAAATTCGTTTTCGGTAATCATCGCTTCACTAATTCTTGAGAGTGGATTGATGACCGTAAAACCCCTCATTATGGTTTACGGAGGAGTGATGGCACTTGCCGGAATCTTATGGAGCTTCACCATAACCCCCAACGAAAAAGCCTGGCGGTTGAATACCGAACAAGAAACATCGAAGGCAAAGCTCTGA
- the dut gene encoding dUTP diphosphatase, whose amino-acid sequence MKQVLIKKLDHAKDLPLPNYESVAAAGMDVRAAVETPIVIKPGERTLIPTGLQIALPEGYEAQIRPRSGLAIRNGITMLNTPGTIDADYRGEVKVIAINHGEEEFVVNHGDRIAQMVIAPVTQLPLLEVDELDETDRGEGGFGSTGVE is encoded by the coding sequence ATGAAACAGGTACTAATAAAGAAACTGGATCACGCGAAAGACTTACCGCTTCCAAATTATGAATCGGTAGCTGCAGCAGGAATGGATGTCCGTGCAGCCGTAGAAACACCGATTGTTATTAAGCCCGGAGAGCGAACGCTAATTCCAACCGGATTGCAAATAGCCCTTCCTGAGGGGTATGAGGCTCAAATCCGCCCCCGAAGCGGTCTGGCCATTCGAAATGGCATCACCATGCTGAATACACCCGGAACCATTGATGCCGATTACAGGGGAGAAGTGAAAGTAATTGCCATCAACCACGGGGAAGAAGAGTTTGTGGTGAATCACGGCGATCGTATTGCACAAATGGTGATTGCCCCGGTCACTCAGCTCCCGCTTTTGGAAGTGGATGAGCTTGATGAAACGGATCGTGGCGAAGGCGGGTTTGGCAGCACCGGCGTGGAATGA
- a CDS encoding cytochrome c maturation protein CcmE, which produces MKPKLIIGIVAIVGFTSLLMYNFGESISTYTTFEGASEMSSAHIPGTWDEEKGAEFSLETKRFVFYMKDESGVSKKVVYSKPKPNNFEQADQLVVIGEMRGDTFYANEMLMKCPSKYNDADPSQFSEAAQG; this is translated from the coding sequence ATGAAACCAAAACTGATTATAGGCATTGTAGCCATTGTTGGGTTTACCTCCCTGTTGATGTACAACTTTGGGGAAAGTATTAGTACCTACACAACTTTTGAAGGTGCATCTGAAATGAGCAGTGCTCACATCCCGGGTACCTGGGATGAAGAAAAAGGAGCTGAATTTTCGTTGGAAACCAAGAGATTTGTGTTCTATATGAAAGACGAATCCGGTGTTTCCAAAAAAGTGGTGTACTCCAAGCCCAAACCCAATAATTTTGAACAGGCCGACCAATTGGTGGTTATCGGTGAGATGAGGGGTGATACTTTTTATGCAAACGAAATGCTGATGAAGTGTCCTTCTAAATACAACGATGCCGACCCAAGTCAATTCAGCGAAGCTGCACAAGGTTAA